A genomic stretch from Puntigrus tetrazona isolate hp1 chromosome 6, ASM1883169v1, whole genome shotgun sequence includes:
- the lrrc8c gene encoding volume-regulated anion channel subunit LRRC8C, which yields MIPVTEFRQFTEQQPAFRVLKPWWDVFTDYLSVVMLMIGVFGCTLQVMQDKIICLPQRTFSPNQTELMCPPPSTNHESIVPVHELKGLKTNLDIQQYNYINQMCYEKALHWYAKYFPYLVLIHTVIFMVCSNFWFKFPGSSSKIEHFISILGKCFDSPWTTRALSEVSGENPEEKDNKKNSASRSNLDTPIGEGNLEKTQSLRSIPEKIVIDKPAPSVLDKKEGEQAKALFEKVKKFRLHVEEGDILYMMYVRQTVVKVLKFILIIAYNSALVSKVKFSVTCTENMQDMTGYRYFCCNHTMAHLFSKLSYCYLCFVGVYGLTCLYTSYWLFYISLKEYSFEYVRQETGIDDIPDVKNDFAFMLHMIDQYDPLYSKRFAVFLSEVSENKLKQLNLNHEWTADKLRQKLQTNSNNRLELQLFMLSGLPDTIFEVTELQSLKLEIINNVTIPAAIAQLEDLQELSLYQCSLKIHSAATSFLKETLKVLRVKFDDARELPQWMYVLRNLEELHLIGSLSSDASKNVTLDSLRELKALKTLTLKSNFTKIPQSIVDVASHLQRLCICNDGTKLVMLNNLKKMVNLVELELVHCDLERIPHAIFSLTNLQTLDLKENNLRTIEEIVSFQHLRKLTCLKLWHNGIAFIPEHIKKLGSLERLYFSHNKIEILPSHLFLCNKLRYLDLSNNDIRFIPPEIGVLQSLQYFSVSCNKIENIPDELFFCKKLKTLKLGRNMLSVLSPKISFLGSLTHLELKGNHFEFLPAELGSCRALKSSGLIVEDTLFETLPSDIREQMQAE from the exons ATGATTCCAGTGACTGAATTCCGACAGTTCACGGAACAACAGCCAGCCTTCCGGGTTCTGAAGCCATGGTGGGACGTGTTCACAGACTACCTCTCTGTGGTCATGCTCATGATAGGTGTATTTGGATGCACTCTGCAG GTGATGCAAGACAAAATCATATGCCTTCCTCAAAGGACATTCTCGCCAAACCAGACAGAGCTGATGTGTCCACCTCCTTCCACAAATCATGAATCGATAGTGCCTGTACATGAGTTAAAAGGACTGAAGACAAACTTGGACATTCAGCAGTATAATTACATAAACCAAATGTGCTATGAAAAGGCGCTGCATTGGTATGCTAAGTACTTCCCCTACCTGGTTCTCATCCATACGGTCATTTTCATGGTGTGCAGCAATTTCTGGTTCAAGTTTCCTGGCTCCAGCTCTAAAATTGAGCACTTCATTTCCATCCTGGGCAAGTGCTTTGACTCTCCATGGACTACGAGGGCACTGtcggaagtgtctggggagaatcctgaagagaaagacaacaagaAGAACAGTGCCAGTAGGTCAAACCTTGACACTCCAATTGGCGAGGGCAACCTGGAGAAGACTCAATCTTTAAGATCCATTCCTGAAAAGATTGTTATTGACAAGCCAGCACCAAGTGTCCTTGACAAGAAGGAAGGAGAGCAAGCCAAGGCTTTGTTTGAGAAGGTCAAAAAATTCCGCCTGCATGTAGAGGAGGGTGATATATTGTATATGATGTATGTCCGTCAGACTGTTGTCAAAGTGCTCAAGTTTATCCTTATTATTGCGTACAACAGTGCACTGGTGTCAAAGGTTAAGTTTAGTGTTACCTGTACTGAGAACATGCAGGACATGACGGGTTACCGGTACTTCTGTTGCAATCACACTATGGCCCACTTGTTCTCAAAGCTCTCCTActgttatttgtgttttgttggaGTTTATGGACTTACATGCCTTTATACATCCTACTGGCTGTTCTATATCTCTCTCAAGGAATACTCTTTTGAATATGTCAGGCAAGAGACAGGAATTGATGACATCCCAGATGTAAAGAATGACTTTGCTTTCATGTTGCACATGATCGACCAGTATGATCCCCTATATTCCAAGAGATTTGCAGTGTTTCTCTCAGAGGTGAGTGAAAACAAGCTGAAACAGCTCAACCTCAACCACGAGTGGACAGCCGACAAGCTTCGGCAGAAGCTGCAGACTAACAGCAATAACAGGCTGGAACTTCAGCTCTTCATGCTGTCTGGTCTCCCAGATACCATCTTTGAGGTGACAGAGCTGCAGTCTTTGAAGCTTgagattattaataatgttaccATACCAGCAGCCATTGCCCAACTAGAAGATCTCCAGGAGCTTTCTCTTTACCAGTGCTCACTTAAGATCCACAGCGCCGCCACCTCCTTCCTCAAGGAGACCTTGAAGGTGCTGCGAGTGAAGTTTGATGACGCCCGTGAACTCCCTCAGTGGATGTATGTGTTGCGGAACTTGGAAGAGCTCCATCTGATAGGCTCTTTAAGTTCTGATGCATCAAAGAATGTAACCCTGGACTCTCTACGAGAGCTCAAAGCATTGAAGACACTGACGCTAAAGAGCAACTTCACCAAGATCCCTCAGTCCATTGTGGATGTGGCCAGCCATCTACAGCGCCTCTGTATTTGCAACGATGGCACAAAACTGGTCATGCTGAACAACCTGAAAAAGATGGTGAACCTAGTAGAACTTGAGTTGGTGCACTGTGACCTAGAACGCATACCCCATGCCATTTTCAGCCTGACAAATTTGCAGACGTTGGATCTGAAAGAGAACAATCTACGCACCATTGAAGAGATTGTCAGCTTCCAGCACCTCCGTAAGCTGACCTGTCTTAAGCTTTGGCACAACGGCATCGCTTTTATACCCGAACACATCAAAAAGCTTGGCAGCTTGGAGCGCCTCTACTTCAGCCATAACAAGATAGAGATCCTACCTTCACACTTGTTCCTGTGCAACAAACTGCGCTACCTTGATCTCTCCAACAACGACATCCGTTTTATCCCACCGGAGATAGGCGTTCTCCAAAGCCTTCAGTACTTCTCTGTTAGTTGTAACAAAATCGAAAATATTCCTGATGAGCTCTTCTTCTGTAAGAAGCTGAAAACTCTGAAGTTGGGCAGAAACATGCTGTCTGTCCTCTCACCAAAGATTTCTTTTCTGGGATCACTGACTCATTTGGAGTTAAAGGGTAATCACTTTGAGTTCTTACCAGCTGAACTCGGCTCTTGTCGCGCCTTAAAAAGCAGTGGACTTATCGTAGAAGACACGCTGTTTGAGACGCTGCCTTCAGACATCAGGGAACAAATGCAAGCAGAGTGA